In Triticum urartu cultivar G1812 chromosome 6, Tu2.1, whole genome shotgun sequence, the following proteins share a genomic window:
- the LOC125513312 gene encoding 7-deoxyloganetin glucosyltransferase-like: MPTHSIISSSKTLATGHNSPLPSPPEMASSPAPAGEKAHAVCLPAAAQGHIIPMLDVAKMLHARGFHVTFVNTEYNHARLVRARGAAAVAGVPGFRFATIPDGLPPSNDDVTQDVTSLCKSLTETCLGPFRRLLAELNDPATGHPPVTCVVADIIMDFSMEAARELGLPYVQLWTSSAVSYVGVRHYRLLFDRGLAPIKDIKQLTNEYLDTPVDDVPGMQNMRFRDFPTFIRSPASDDYMLHFALGIAERAVGASAMIVNTFDDLEGEALAAMEALGLPKVYTIGPLHLLAPSSSISMSLWKQEEECLPWLDGKEVGSVMYVNFGSITVMTNEQLLEFAWGLAKSGNHFLWIIRPDLVKGDTAVLPPEFSAETVERGLVASWCPQQQVLNHPAVGAFLTHSGWNSTLESMCGGVPVISWPFFADQQTNCRYQCKEWGVGMEIDTDVRRDAVADLITELMEGENGKVMKKKAQEWREKAVRATKPGGSSHRNFDALIHDVLAPSRSG, encoded by the coding sequence ATGCCAACGCATAGCATCATCAGCAGCAGCAAGACACTAGCTACTGGCCACAATAGCCCATTGCCGTCTCCGCCGGAAATGGCTTCCTCTCCGGCACCGGCGGGCGAGAAAGCACACGCCGTGTGCCTGCCGGCGGCCGCGCAGGGGCACATCATCCCCATGCTCGACGTGGCCAAGATGCTCCACGCCCGCGGCTTCCACGTCACCTTCGTCAACACCGAGTACAACCACGCCCGCCTCGTCCGCGCGCGGGGCGCGGCCGCGGTGGCCGGCGTCCCGGGGTTCCGCTTCGCCACCATTCCAGACGGCCTGCCGCCGTCGAACGACGATGTCACGCAGGACGTCACGTCGCTGTGTAAGTCCCTCACGGAGACCTGCCTCGGGCCCTTCCGCCGCCTCCTCGCGGAGCTCAATGACCCAGCCACTGGCCACCCGCCCGTGACTTGCGTCGTCGCCGACATCATTATGGACTTCTCCATGGAAGCGGCCAGGGAGCTCGGCCTCCCCTATGTCCAGCTGTGGACGTCCAGCGCCGTCAGTTATGTCGGTGTCCGCCACTACCGGCTCCTCTTCGACCGTGGCCTCGCACCGATCAAAGACATCAAGCAGCTGACGAATGAGTACCTTGACACGCCGGTGGATGACGTGCCGGGCATGCAGAACATGAGGTTCAGGGACTTCCCGACCTTCATACGCAGCCCGGCCTCGGACGACTACATGCTGCATTTCGCGCTCGGCATTGCGGAGCGCGCGGTCGGCGCGTCGGCGATGATCGTCAATACCTTCGACGACCTTGAGGGAGAGGCGTTGGCGGCCATGGAGGCGCTCGGCCTGCCCAAGGTCTACACCATCGGCCCGCTCCATCTGCTGGCGCCGAGCTCAAGCATCAGCATGAGCCTGTGGAAGCAGGAGGAGGAGTGCCTTCCATGGCTCGACGGCAAGGAGGTCGGCTCAGTCATGTACGTCAACTTCGGCAGCATCACCGTTATGACCAACGAGCAGCTCCTGGAGTTCGCGTGGGGGCTGGCCAAGAGCGGCAATCATTTTCTCTGGATCATCCGTCCCGACCTCGTCAAGGGCGACACCGCAGTGCTCCCCCCGGAGTTCTCGGCCGAGACGGTGGAGCGTGGGCTCGTGGCCTCCTGGTGCCCGCAGCAGCAGGTGCTGAACCACCCGGCCGTGGGCGCGTTCCTGACGCACAGCGGCTGGAACTCGACGCTGGAGAGCATGTGCGGCGGCGTGCCCGTCATCAGCTGGCCATTCTTCGCGGACCAGCAGACCAACTGCCGGTACCAGTGCAAGGAATGGGGAGTCGGCATGGAGATCGACACCGACGTCCGGCGCGACGCCGTCGCAGACCTTATCACTGAGCTCATGGAGGGGGAGAATGGAaaggtgatgaagaagaaggcaCAGGAGTGGAGGGAGAAAGCGGTGAGGGCGACCAAGCCCGGCGGCTCGTCTCACCGCAACTTTGATGCGTTGATTCACGACGTGCTCGCTCCTAGCCGCTCTGGGTAG